Sequence from the Deltaproteobacteria bacterium genome:
CTCCTCGTCCTCGGTGAACGCGAAGTCCATGCTACGGCGCGACGGGGAGGATGCCGCCATCGACGCCGAACGTGGCGCCGGTGATCCAGCTCGCGCGCGGCGAGGCGAGGAAGACGACGAGCCCGGCGACGTCCGCCGGCTCGCCCATGCGGCCGGCGGGGATCGGGCGCGCGCGCAGCGTCT
This genomic interval carries:
- a CDS encoding SDR family oxidoreductase: TLRARPIPAGRMGEPADVAGLVVFLASPRASWITGATFGVDGGILPVAP